The sequence CGGCTTTCCGACATCCGGCTTCTCTCGTAGTCGTCCAGCTTGTCGACGGACGCGATCAGCTTCTCCGTGCCGAGGTAGGCACCGAATCCCTCCGTCATAGTCGACAGGTCGCTCATGTTGACCGCGTACTCGTCGACCTTCTTGCGCATGTCCACGAGCGGATCGACGACGGTACGCAGCCACGCGTCGTATTGCTGCTGGCAATCGTCGGCGAGTCTCGCGCCCTCGGCCGTGCCGTCGGTCGCCCGCAGCGCGGACAGCCGCGTCCCGAAGTCGCCGCCGTGCTTGACGATCCACGCCTTGTGCCCCGGCTTGCCGTTCAGGTTGTTCGCCAGAACCGCCCAGACGATGTTGAGATAGTCCGCGGTCCCGTCCTTCAGCAAGAGCAGCATCTGCTCCGATGCCGCCATCTCCTTCTGCTTCTGATCGATGGCGCGAATGCTGGAGAGGCAGATGCCCGCGCTGATCGCAAAGGCCACGATCACGCCCGCAAATGCCACTCCGATCTTTCCTGCAATGGATAAATTCTGCACAGTCTTCATCTGCGGTACTCGCGAGGAAGTGAAACGTTCCCTTCGTCACAGCGGCTCGCGGCCGTCGCCGGCACGGACGCGAGCCCCCCGGTCACGCCGTTCAGAACTTGTGCACGATCCCGGTCCGGAACATCAGTTGCCGGTTGGTGGTGGACGCATCGGCAATCGAAAAGTCGAAGATGTCGGCGTTCTTCGCCGCGCCGGCCGCTTGCTGGAATGAGCCCATGGCGTAGAGCGTCGTGCGTTTCGAGAGCGAATAGCTCGTCATCAGCGACACCTGGTGATACTTCGGCGAGCTGTCGTTGTAGTCGACCTTGCCGTCGGTGTAGCTGTAGGCAGCGCCCAGCAACAGGTTGGGCGTCACGTTGTACGTGCCCCATGCCTCATAGTTGGCAAAGGTGACAGAACTCGTGGTGCCGTTGGCATTGTCGAACTTCGTGTTCGTGTAATCGATGCCCACCAACGCCGCGCCGACCGTGTAGCTGACGCCCACGCCGACGATCTGTTCGTTGCTCGGAGTGCCGACATAGCTGAACGGCCCGCTCGCTCCGATCGCAGAACCCGTGGTGTTGGCGACGAAATTACCGTCGGGAAACAAGCTCGCGGGATTCTTCGCATAGAAGTACGCCGCCCCGGCATTGAACCCGCCGAGCGCGTAGCTTGCTCCGACGCTCCACATCCCCGTCGTGCCGACGCCGGGCGCATTGGAGTTCGTGAACGCATACATGCCGCCGAACGTGGCGCCGGCGAGCGTCGGGCTCGTGTATTTGATCGCGTTGTTCACG comes from Trinickia violacea and encodes:
- a CDS encoding porin; this translates as MTIAAIMPSLAAAQSSVSLYGVIDEGIDYVNNSGGHPLWRMRDGTYDGMYGSRWGLKGEEDLGGGLKALFKLESGFSLENGQLRQGGREFGRQAYVGLSKDTLGTVTLGRQYDSVVDYVQPVTAAGQIGGPFIHGGDIDNTDNSFRVNNAIKYTSPTLAGATFGGMYAFTNSNAPGVGTTGMWSVGASYALGGFNAGAAYFYAKNPASLFPDGNFVANTTGSAIGASGPFSYVGTPSNEQIVGVGVSYTVGAALVGIDYTNTKFDNANGTTSSVTFANYEAWGTYNVTPNLLLGAAYSYTDGKVDYNDSSPKYHQVSLMTSYSLSKRTTLYAMGSFQQAAGAAKNADIFDFSIADASTTNRQLMFRTGIVHKF